A portion of the Sabethes cyaneus chromosome 3, idSabCyanKW18_F2, whole genome shotgun sequence genome contains these proteins:
- the LOC128742964 gene encoding mucin-5AC-like, which yields MDESTSSNNDHSAMTGDGYAFRNEISLSIGDEDHNSGTNSTAIPTPSPRHVEIPVSMDSNEYTALKDSSKQDDGKMNGLDNPAFEHEKEKRPLSSFGHSGEKSLSASSINGKLAGEKPMAEAVNLELLNMSKPANGHQNGGAEALPVKKDTEVDLGDPYDEYFVPVNEHRKYMSVSFQKPRRQGYIHQDHGVDYTGHSVNEPAHGTVDYKQWTKITRGEKLYVTKDKRDKKKKNWLCWLLGLGVLLAVIIIAILAGSGVIFNESPTPVESRKFDSNHNIAAAGILGSGSGSTSNGTSAAQYPATPGPPGSTVPPMPPTTEENIVYVPNTIEGQITLTNLEFLDDYRNPNSSAYNVLVAELEEEIRESLNVPGSREELFVKVMNLKPGSVVVDYRVSWDSSKSPLTVDTMKERLTSYLSRNHQYLNTYIVPVTTIRVARLPDMCYAGPGEMNCEYACRFNPQLGDFVCICPDGMRLNNDDGKTCYTPVPAIPTERTPAPEPEPVSEPAPEPAREPASEPEPSSSPEPSSEPEPSSSPEPEPSSGTPSAEPEPASSPEPSSEPEPASEPEPASEPEPASEPEPASEPEPASEPEPVSEPEPSSKPEPASEPEPSSSPEPEPSSEPEPSSEPEVSSSTTPAVKTSTESKSSGKLVVEPTPEPASEPEPTSEPEPSSEPEPSSEPEPASEPEPASEPEPTSEPEPASEPEPSSEPEKSSSNQSAKLQVTDAPSSTAEPEPVGAPEPTSEPEPSSEPEPTGEPEPSSEPNPKGEVEQIKSTTLQSTSVRETTLGNPSEFSSTTSAGVNLEKLQSTTEYQTRPQSSTNGASEEEHTKPDFMIVDEEATKHSTSAESISSTSPKSASETPAPVTEMIVDDTPQPTVGSFLIAGKTNRTPVREPTNVFDARSLEENETETSSSSVYATSSPIRLEEWRQSTSFSTTTESLDKQKAHEEDMSPFLPNFESSSAKVRGTYAVTEAVVEADTAPSILLHADQSPFLPEIENNASLVNLLHEGLDRPDSDDGDSQQQYLEVLPLSKESDRADYKKQLDEAVTKTVYVATTIRTYIPTTDSEEILITAASSRNVVEQTTDSGEEVMTGSTEHEVEETTVGKINASSTTTTQKSARLEEVLAKTDVMEPTTSRTENVKSSPKSEVEEIPVTEQVEGDQTTLKEEVVQKSTFKPTNDAVDLETKTEEVSEVATTPKEAMAASLANLELTEERDATDKSKIEETTIAVELKEENTEPQPTTIVESSTKKEVEETTVHVTVSNTSSTTTEPATNGKLSDVTVEAKEPEPTTTTSTTSTTTTSTTTTTTTTAKVEPPSSSTTEVQPSSTSSATTSDVTKNDVYEKTLQDLDENNDITENDLKVLPLGKKPPPGPDPLLAAVDSTTATVAAGQDSTFETTTGHFLGKTTFLSIRSERSNETSVIETRNSEGNNNEFDELAAASGMFTKCAIGQFECTNGTSIKDGGSCIQKSERCDSVAHCSDNSDEQDCEMLGCPGHFQCNDGFCLARQHVCDGIVHCNDGSDELACERWECNFDEIPCNSGGGRGPCLPAQWKCDGLEQCPNGSDESNCPDTCTNDEYFCVRQRKCIPEAWKCDGKADCSDDEDERLCDCPMDSFKCNTGGCVPVDSVCDGHPQCPDQSDEWGCYSVQGGALRVRVQSPQLENVCGDGWTKDLSDAVCARLGLAEAKSFSISNETSDRPVYRYRNTSEDSLLSAFELSPKCSSGLVKMECVEYRCGRESNESSLAQRIAGGVHSDANQLPSLALAYSNNAAIRCTANIVSPRWAIASYSCIMGKTEFINSRLVTELKWQLFAGSSQFNFSLIERSNKTDSYQVVEVQNIVFYPQAKYRQFLYTGDIVLLELAKPLRLNERVRSACLAESAYIDPRQICLTAGWGSDPSDVVSTEQYLRYLPVPTIPTETCNSSSHYNGSLTDGTICAGYLNSDKTTCYNDEGAPLMCYINQSEQWRLEGILSYHGNCGKRPHPALYNSITSNISTWIRNTVGNDLMFDSGRHDSAGTTSAAESTSTTTSSSTLAVDGER from the exons ATGGACGAGTCCACGTCGTCCAATAATGACCACTCCGCGATGACGGGAGATGGTTATGCTTTTAGAAATGAAATATCGCTTTCCATTGGAGATGAGGACCACAATTCGGGCACCAACAGTACCGCAATTCCCACTCCGTCGCCTCGGCACGTCGAAATACCCGTTTCGATGGACAGTAATGAATACACGGCTCTGAAGGATAGCAGCAAACAGGACGACGGCAAAATGAACGGTTTGGATAATCCGGCGTTTGagcatgaaaaagaaaaacgaccaCTCAGTTCGTTCGGTCATTCGGGGGAAAAGTCACTTAGTGCAAGCTCGATAAACGGGAAACTGGCTGGTGAAAAACCTATGGCGGAAGCGGTCAATCTGGAGTTGCTGAATATGTCCAAACCAGCCAACGGTCATCAGAATGGAGGAGCGGAAGCTTTGCCCGTAAAAAAGGATACGGAAGTTGATCTCGGAGATCCGTACGATGAGTACTTTGTCCCTGTCAACGAGCATCGGAAGTATATGAG CGTTTCGTTCCAAAAACCACGCCGTCAAGGGTACATCCATCAAGACCACGGTGTAGACTACACCGGTCACTCGGTCAATGAGCCGGCGCACGGAACAGTGGACTATAAACAGTGGACCAAGATCACGAG AGGCGAGAAGCTGTACGTAACCAAGgacaaacgagacaagaaaaagaagaacTGGCTCTGCTGGCTGCTCGGACTGGGCGTGCTGCTGGCGGTGATTATTATCGCTATTCTTGCCGGATCGGGCGTCATATTCAACGAGAGTCCAACTCCGGTTGAATCGCGGAAGTTCGATTCCAACCATAATATTGCTGCTGCCGGAATACTGGGATCTGGTTCCGGTTCTACGAGTAACGGTACCTCGGCGGCACAGTATCCGGCAACACCGGGTCCGCCAGGATCAACGGTTCCGCCGATGCCACCAACAACCGAGGAGAATATTGTGTATGTTCCGAATACTATTGAGGGTCAGATTACGTTGACAAACCTGGAGTTCCTAGACGATTATCGTAATCCGAATAGTTCGGCTTACAATGTTTTGGTAGCGGAACTGGAGGAGGAGATACGGGAAAGTCTGAACGTTCCTGGATCACGCGAGGAGTTGTTCGTTAAGGTTATGAACTTGAA ACCCGGCTCGGTTGTGGTTGATTATCGGGTAAGCTGGGATAGCTCGAAATCACCCCTAACTGTCGATACCATGAAGGAAAGACTGACGAGTTACCTCTCCCGGAATCACCAATATCTGAATACCTATATCGTTCCGGTAACTACGATTCGTGTTGCACGGCTTCCCGATATGTGTTACGCTGGACCTGGCGAAATGAA CTGTGAATACGCCTGTAGATTCAACCCTCAGTTGGGAGACTTTGTTTGCATCTGTCCGGATGGAATGCGTTTGAACAATGATGATGGAAAGACTTGCTACACACCAGTTCCGGCAATTCCAACCGAGCGCACTCCCGCACCTGAGCCGGAACCGGTTAGTGAACCTGCCCCGGAGCCTGCTCGAGAACCAGCCAGTGAGCCAGAGCCTTCAAGTTCTCCGGAACCTTCTAGCGAACCGGAGCCTTCGAGCTCACCCGAACCAGAACCGTCGAGTGGCACACCATCCGCTGAACCTGAGCCAGCGAGTTCACCCGAGCCATCTAGCGAACCGGAACCGGCCAGTGAACCGGAACCGGCGAGTGAGCCGGAACCTGCTAGTGAACCGGAACCAGCCAGCGAGCCGGAACCAGCCAGCGAGCCGGAACCAGTCAGCGAGCCGGAACCTTCGAGTAAACCAGAGCCTGCGAGTGAACCGGAGCCTTCCAGTTCTCCGGAACCAGAGCCATCCAGCGAACCGGAACCGTCCAGTGAGCCGGAGGTTTCTAGTTCAACAACGCCAGCAGTTAAAACCTCAACTGAGTCGAAAAGTTCTGGTAAACTCGTAGTCGAGCCAACGCCCGAGCCAGCGAGTGAACCGGAACCTACAAGTGAACCGGAACCATCAAGCGAACCGGAACCATCAAGCGAACCGGAACCAGCTAGCGAACCCGAACCTGCCAGCGAACCTGAGCCTACTAGTGAACCAGAACCCGCCAGTGAACCAGAACCATCAAGCGAGCCGGAGAAATCATCTTCCAACCAATCGGCGAAACTTCAAGTAACTGATGCACCATCCTCCACTGCTGAACCAGAACCAGTTGGTGCACCTGAACCGACTAGCGAACCAGAACCCAGCAGCGAACCGGAGCCAACTGGTGAACCTGAACCATCCAGCGAGCCGAACCCGAAAGGTGAAGTCGAACAGATCAAATCCACAACACTGCAATCGACAAGCGTTCGTGAAACAACCCTAGGTAACCCTTCGGAGTTCAGCTCAACCACATCGGCTGGAGTAAATCTCGAAAAACTGCAGTCCACCACCGAATATCAGACCAGGCCGCAAAGTTCAACGAACGGCGCCTCGGAAGAGGAGCACACCAAGCCTGATTTCATGATCGTTGATGAAGAGGCAACGAAGCACTCAACCAGTGCGGAGTCGATCTCGTCGACATCTCCCAAATCTGCTTCGGAAACACCGGCACCTGTGACGGAGATGATTGTCGATGATACTCCTCAGCCAACGGTCGGATCTTTTCTGATTGCCGGAAAAACCAACCGGACTCCCGTTCGTGAACCGACGAATGTTTTCGATGCGCGATCATTGGAAGAAAATGAAACCGAAACTAGCAGCAGCTCAGTGTACGCCACGTCCAGTCCCATTCGGTTGGAGGAATGGCGTCAGTCGACTAGTTTTTCCACGACCACGGAGTCACTGGATAAGCAGAAGGCGCATGAGGAAGATATGTCTCCGTTCCTGCCGAACTTTGAATCATCCAGCGCTAAAGTTCGAGGTACCTATGCTGTCACGGAAGCAGTAGTGGAAGCAGATACAGCCCCTTCAATTCTGTTACATGCCGATCAATCGCCATTCCTGCCGGAAATCGAAAATAACGCTAGCCTAGTAAATCTACTTCATGAGGGACTGGATCGGCCAGACAGCGATGACGGTGACTCCCAGCAGCAGTACCTGGAAGTTTTGCCACTATCGAAAGAGAGCGATCGGGCAGATTACAAGAAACAACTAGACGAGGCTGTTACGAAGACAGTTTACGTGGCGACCACAATCAGAACGTACATTCCTACTACGGATTCGGAAGAGATTCTTATTACGGCGGCCAGTTCAAGGAACGTTGTTGAACAGACGACTGACAGCGGTGAAGAGGTGATGACCGGTAGTACTGAACACGAAGTAGAAGAGACCACAGTTGGAAAGATAAACGCTTCCAGTACAACAACTACTCAAAAATCTGCTCGACTGGAAGAAGTTCTTGCTAAGACCGATGTTATGGAACCAACCACATCCCGAACGGAGAATGTCAAATCTTCACCAAAGTCGGAAGTTGAAGAGATACCTGTAACCGAACAGGTTGAGGGCGATCAAACAACGCTGAAGGAAGAGGTGGTCCAAAAATCCACTTTTAAACCTACCAATGATGCAGTCGACTTGGAAACGAAAACAGAAGAAGTGTCGGAAGTAGCAACAACTCCAAAAGAAGCCATGGCAGCCTCTTTGGCGAATCTCGAATTAACAGAAGAACGTGATGCCACTGATAAGAGTAAAATTGAAGAGACCACCATTGCCGTTGAACTAAAAGAGGAAAATACTGAACCACAACCTACTACGATCGTGGAGTCATCTACCAAGAAGGAAGTAGAAGAAACAACCGTTCACGTGACAGTTTCGAATACATCCTCCACAACAACGGAACCGGCAACCAATGGTAAGCTATCGGATGTAACAGTTGAAGCTAAGGAACCagaaccaacaacaacaacgtcaACAACATCAACAACGACAACATCAACCACAACAACAACCACCACAACGGCAAAAGTGGAACCTCCAAGCAGCAGCACCACCGAGGTTCAACCGTCTTCGACAAGCTCGGCAACAACCAGTGACGTGACCAAGAACGACGTCTACGAGAAAACCCTCCAGGATTTGGATGAAAACAACGACATCACCGAAAATGACCTCAAAGTTCTTCCGCTAGGGAAGAAACCACCACCCGGACCGGATCCACTGCTGGCGGCAGTTGACTCAACTACGGCCACAGTTGCAGCAGGACAGGATTCCACCTTCGAAACGACTACCGGTCATTTTTTAGGCAAAACGACGTTTCTTTCGATTAGATCAGAACGATCGAATGAAACGTCGGTAATCGAAACACGAAATTCTGAAGGTAACAATAACGAGTTTGACGAGCTGGCAGCCGCTAGCGGAATGTTTACGAAGTGTGCGATCGGACAGTTCGAGTGTACCAACGGGACGTCCATTAAGGATGGCGGTTCGTGCATTCAGAAGTCCGAGCGATGCGATTCGGTAGCGCACTGTTCGGATAATTCGGACGAACAAGACTGCGAGATGTTGGGCTGTCCTGGGCACTTCCAGTGTAACGACGGTTTCTGTCTGGCTCGACAACATGTCTGCGATGGAATAGTGCACTGTAACGATGGTAGTGATGAGTTGGCGTGTGAGCGGTGGGAGtgtaattttgatgaaataccCTGTAATTCGGGCGGTGGACGAGGTCCATGTTTGCCTGCGCAGTGGAAATGTGACGGATTGGAGCAGTGTCCCAATGGATCGGATGAATCGAATTGTCCGGACACTTGCACTAATGATGAGTACTTTTGTGTGAGACAACGCAAGTGTATTCCTGAAGCTTGGAAGTGCGATGGAAAGGCAGACTGTAGCGATGATGAAGACGAAAGATTGTGTGACTGTCCGATGGATAGCTTTAAATGCAATACGGGGGGTTGTGTGCCCGTGGACTCCGTGTGCGATGGTCATCCACAGTGTCCGGACCAGTCCGATGAATGGGGTTGCTACAGTGTCCAGGGAGGAGCACTGAGAGTTCGCGTACAGTCACCGCAGCTGGAGAACGTTTGCGGAGATGGTTGGACGAAAGATCTTTCAGACGCTGTCTGCGCCCGGCTAGGTCTCGCCGAGGCTAAGTCATTCTCGATCTCAAACGAAACTAGTGACCGACCGGTTTATCGATATAGGAATACGAGCGAAGATAGTTTGCTGTCCGCATTTGAACTTTCACCAAAATGTTCTTCCGGATTGGTGAAAATGGAGTGCGTAGAATATC GTTGTGGACGCGAAAGTAATGAGTCCTCACTGGCCCAGCGAATAGCAGGAGGAGTACATTCTGATGCAAATCAGCTTCCAAGTTTGGCACTAGCTTACAGTAACAATGCAGCTATTCGGTGTACTGCAAACATAG TATCTCCTCGGTGGGCCATTGCCAGTTACTCGTGCATTATGGGCAAAACCGAGTTCATAAACAGCCGACTTGTAACGGAGTTGAAGTGGCAGCTATTTGCCGGAAGCtcacagtttaatttttccCTAATCGAGAGAAGCAACAAAACCGACTCGTACCAAGTAGTGGAAGTCCAAAACATCGTATTCTATCCGCAG GCCAAGTACAGACAGTTCCTCTACACCGGTGATATTGTGTTGCTCGAGTTGGCCAAGCCGCTCCGGCTGAACGAGAGGGTCAGAAGTGCTTGTTTAGCGGAAAGTGCTTACATTGACCCGAGGCAGATATGTCTAACGGCCGGTTGGGGCAGTGATCCGTCGGACGTGGTCAGCACCGAACAGTACCTTAGGTACCTCCCAGTCCCTACAATACCTACAGAGACGTGCAACTCCAGTTCGCACTACAACGGATCTCTAACGGATGGTACTATTTGTGCGGGATATCTGAACAGCGACAAAACCACTTGCTAT AACGACGAAGGAGCTCCGTTGATGTGCTACATCAACCAGAGCGAACAGTGGCGACTCGAGGGAATCCTCAGCTACCACGGCAATTGCGGCAAGCGACCACATCCGGCCCTCTACAACTCGATTACCTCGAACATCTCGACCTGGATTCGCAATACGGTCGGTAATGATTTGATGTTTGATAGCGGACGCCACGATTCCGCCGGTACTACCAGTGCAGCAGAATCCACCTCCACGACCACCAGCAGTAGCACGCTGGCAGTTGATGGCGAGCGATAG
- the LOC128739590 gene encoding uncharacterized protein LOC128739590 has product MGFTCDIRFPYNWAEEFYCGEKLVLSVELKCRRAALIRGLALNVSCRNADYSEPYDYSHYIDDPVSDSGSARKQTVGPSRYETDFSLLDENGVAIGLAPGTYVFNFECHLPDKIGDQEENDELMYTFAVKIRRVLKDECEKATLIPVHRLLKIRPTKNICFVWPGSFANISNYSVASGIVSWHYVTNIKQKNNRLRETSDTEESEEDGLQNWLDTILSDKCDPPKEDS; this is encoded by the exons ATGGGATTTACCTGTGATATCCGTTTCCCCTACAACTGGGCCGAGGAATTCTACTGCGGTGAAAAACTTGTCCTTTCCGTTGAGCTCAAGTGCCGGCGAGCAGCGCTGATTCGTG GTTTGGCGTTGAACGTTTCCTGTCGAAATGCGGATTATAGCGAGCCCTACGACTATAGTCACTATATCGATGATCCGGTTTCTGATTCTGGAAGTGCTAGAAAGCAAACTGTAGGACCCAGCAGGTATGAGACGGATTTTTCTCTACTGGATGAAAACG GAGTAGCCATCGGCTTAGCACCTGGAACATATGTATTCAATTTTGAATGCCATTTACCGGATAAAATTGGAGATCAAGAGGAAAACGATGAACTAATGTACACCTTTGCAGTTAAAATAAGAAGAGTATTGAAAGATGAATGTGAAAAAGCAACTCTTATTCCGGTGCACCGGCTACTGAAAATCAGACCAACGAAGAACATTTGTTTTGTGTGGCCAGGATCGTTTGCAAATATCTCGAACTATTCGGTCGCTTCTGGAATCGTCAGTTGGCATTATGTGACGAACATTAAGCAGAAAAACAATCGATTACGAGAAACGTCTGATACTGAGGAGAGTGAGGAGGACGGTTTGCAGAATTGGTTAGATACTATTCTTTCGGATAAATGCGACCCACCGAAGGAAGACAGTTGA
- the LOC128742608 gene encoding MFS-type transporter SLC18B1-like, which yields MALDFTKRQWLTLMIMGLADFCNAICVSLQAPFFPNEAEKKGATATEYGLVFGVFELVVFIISPIYGQYINRIGPKVLFNSGIFTTGTSAILFGLLDRVPTHIPFITLAFVIRIVEALGNAAFLTASFAIIAKEFPNNVATTFASLETCFGLGLIVGPMVGGALYSIGGYYLPFVILGSALFITAILTLCILPKHSNEPYQDSEKKASVWSVMKIPGVLVSSLAICATSASIGFLSATLEPHLRQFDLSPILLGVVFVINGGIYALTAPAFGWMVDKFLNPKVCSAAGCFLVVGAFMTIGPASFIPAETSLELVIVALVLHGLGIASVLVSGFTDSLRTAISNGLPDSIETYGLISGLWTSTFAFGAFVGPSVSGLLFDAIGFRGSTVFIVGLQLIVGTIILLFIMCDRTPRPYKNLSVESLVKIQDGQPPESATASRSSSLDINSRGNKSGFLGSQHSISIESWRMSANSLILSNSYSSKQGRWARSVTELESNNAAHYGPRYGSFDARPAYQDTMA from the exons GCAGAGAAAAAAGGTGCCACAGCTACCGAGTACGGACTGGTGTTCGGCGTATTCGAGCTGGTCGTGTTCATCATCTCCCCAATTTACGGTCAGTATATCAACCGGATTGGACCGAAAGTATTATTCAACAGCGGAATTTTCACCACCGGCACGTCGGCCATTCTGTTTGGCCTGCTGGACCGAGTCCCGACACACATTCCGTTCATCACATTAGCCTTCGTGATCCGAATCGTGGAAGCACTAGGCAACGCTGCCTTCCTCACAGCATCCTTTGCCATCATTGCGAAAGAGTTCCCGAACAATGTGGCAACAACCTTC GCATCACTAGAGACCTGCTTTGGATTAGGGCTGATAGTAGGCCCTATGGTGGGAGGTGCCCTATACTCCATCGGAGGCTACTACTTACCGTTTGTAATTCTCGGCTCAGCCCTGTTCATCACAGCGATCCTTACACTTTGCATTCTTCCGAAACACTCGAACGAACCCTACCAGGACAGTGAGAAAAAAGCTTCCGTGTGGAGTGTCATGAAAATCCCCGGTGTCCTGGTTAGTTCCTTAGCGATATGTGCAACTAGCGCGTCGATTGGGTTTCTCAGTGCAACACTGGAACCACATCTTCGACAGTTTGATCTGAGTCCTATTCTGTTGG GTGTTGTCTTTGTAATCAACGGTGGCATCTATGCCTTGACGGCACCTGCGTTTGGATGGATGGTTGACAAGTTCCTGAATCCTAAGGTATGTTCTGCTGCAGGATGCTTTCTGGTGGTAGGAGCTTTTATGACAATTGGACCAGCTTCCTTCATTCCGGCGGAAAC GTCACTGGAGCTTGTCATTGTTGCACTCGTGCTGCATGGTTTAGGAATAGCGTCAGTTTTGGTATCGGGATTCACCGACTCACTAAGGACAGCAAT TTCCAACGGCCTCCCGGATAGCATAGAAACCTACGGTCTCATCTCAGGCCTGTGGACATCGACGTTCGCCTTTGGAGCTTTCGTCGGACCGTCGGTGAGTGGGCTGCTGTTCGACGCCATAGGATTCCGCGGTTCGACCGTGTTCATCGTCGGACTGCAGCTGATCGTGGGCACCATCATATTGCTGTTCATCATGTGCGACCGCACACCGCGCCCGTACAAGAATCTCTCGGTAGAATCACTCGTCAAAATTCAGGACGGTCAACCGCCGGAAAGTGCTACCGCTAGCCGAAGCAGTAGTCTCGATATAAATTCGCGCGG AAACAAATCAGGTTTTCTGGGTAGTCAGCATTCGATCAGCATCGAATCGTGGCGAATGTCTGCTAACAGTTTAATCCTCAGCAATAGCTACAGTAGCAAACAAGGTCGCTGGGCACGTTCTGTCACAGA ACTCGAATCAAACAACGCTGCCCACTACGGCCCCCGCTATGGCAGTTTCGATGCCAGGCCCGCGTACCAGGACACAATGGCCTAG